The proteins below are encoded in one region of Nitrospirota bacterium:
- a CDS encoding twin-arginine translocase TatA/TatE family subunit, producing MFGLGMPELLVILVVVLLLFGASRLPEIGSGLGKAIRGFKKGVHEPTEINTSSKPDSSDQSGKTSA from the coding sequence ATGTTCGGTCTGGGTATGCCCGAACTGCTGGTGATATTAGTGGTGGTCTTGCTGCTGTTCGGCGCCAGCCGCCTTCCGGAAATCGGGAGCGGGTTGGGGAAGGCGATCCGTGGCTTCAAGAAGGGCGTTCACGAGCCTACAGAGATCAACACCTCTTCAAAGCCCGACTCCTCCGATCAAAGCGGGAAAACGAGTGCCTGA
- a CDS encoding tetratricopeptide repeat protein, with protein MASAAAYAHFIRGYLHELKNEDSQALADYEDALRIDPDSVTLHHRAAALSFRQGRYEVGVAHAEEALRRDPDHLESLLLLARWYAASGTEFDRAVELFERAASLEPDNLEPYLNLGLLYAKVGRYSDAERTLQRALDIDPTAPSAHLYLGKVAVAQKHWKEAETHFERTIESAPFSEAGYISLGDLYVQQGDRARAVEVYKRLIDRVDLRDSEAVGRLIHLYLEDRTFDQAIALLDDLIAADPQNADAYLLKGRILGEMGKPDDAVKALEQVVTIRPQDTAAIYFLGRLYDEQKQSDLAIAQFEKIVALDVDVVEAYLQLGILYSRAKRFDDAQTVLEKAKAKEPERAEVYLVLGFVYSQQEAYDRAAAVFEEGVALQPENATLHFNLGLAYDKLTRFDQFVKEVEEAIRLDPKYAEAMNYLGYTYAEKDMKLTEAMDLIKRALAIKPDDGAYVDSLGWTHFKLGQWDDAVRELERAVSLLPDDAVIHEHLGEAYLKKSRRDEAREAWLRALELDPTNAKLIERFKTTGFGDPESEERFQRAKSKKDAQEPAADNQGSAGPQSRNAKSGT; from the coding sequence GTGGCTTCCGCCGCAGCCTACGCGCACTTTATCCGCGGCTATCTCCACGAACTGAAAAACGAAGACAGTCAAGCGCTCGCTGACTACGAGGACGCGCTGCGCATCGACCCCGACTCAGTCACGCTGCATCATCGTGCTGCGGCGTTGTCGTTCCGACAGGGACGATATGAGGTCGGCGTGGCACACGCAGAGGAAGCCCTGCGACGCGATCCCGATCATCTGGAGTCACTGCTGTTGCTGGCGCGATGGTACGCCGCGAGCGGCACGGAATTTGACCGCGCGGTGGAACTCTTTGAACGGGCAGCCTCCCTGGAGCCCGATAATCTGGAGCCGTATCTGAATTTGGGCCTGCTGTACGCAAAGGTGGGACGATATAGCGATGCCGAGCGCACGCTCCAGCGGGCGCTGGACATCGACCCGACTGCGCCCTCGGCTCATCTGTACCTCGGGAAAGTCGCCGTCGCGCAAAAGCACTGGAAAGAGGCGGAGACGCACTTTGAACGCACGATTGAATCCGCCCCGTTTTCAGAGGCCGGGTACATCTCGCTGGGTGATCTCTACGTCCAACAAGGTGATCGGGCGCGCGCCGTTGAGGTCTACAAGCGGTTAATCGACCGAGTCGATCTGCGCGACTCGGAGGCGGTGGGGCGACTCATTCACCTGTATCTCGAAGACCGAACGTTCGATCAAGCGATCGCGCTCTTGGATGACCTCATCGCGGCTGATCCACAGAACGCGGATGCGTATTTATTGAAGGGTCGCATCTTGGGGGAGATGGGCAAGCCGGACGACGCGGTGAAAGCGTTGGAGCAGGTGGTGACGATCCGCCCCCAGGATACCGCGGCCATTTACTTCCTGGGCCGTCTGTACGACGAGCAGAAGCAGAGTGACCTGGCGATCGCCCAGTTTGAAAAGATCGTGGCGCTGGACGTGGACGTGGTCGAGGCGTACCTTCAGCTCGGCATCCTGTACTCACGGGCCAAACGGTTCGATGACGCTCAGACCGTTCTCGAGAAAGCCAAAGCCAAAGAGCCTGAACGGGCGGAAGTCTACCTCGTCCTGGGATTCGTGTACTCCCAACAGGAGGCGTACGATCGTGCCGCGGCGGTATTCGAGGAAGGCGTGGCCCTGCAACCCGAAAATGCCACGCTCCACTTCAACCTGGGGTTGGCCTACGACAAATTGACGCGGTTCGACCAGTTCGTCAAGGAGGTGGAGGAAGCCATTCGGCTCGATCCCAAGTACGCAGAGGCCATGAACTACCTCGGTTACACCTATGCCGAGAAAGATATGAAACTGACCGAGGCGATGGACCTCATCAAACGCGCGCTCGCGATTAAACCGGACGACGGCGCCTACGTGGACAGCCTCGGATGGACGCATTTCAAGCTGGGGCAGTGGGACGACGCGGTTCGGGAGCTGGAGCGGGCGGTCTCGCTGCTACCCGATGATGCGGTGATCCATGAACACCTGGGCGAGGCCTACCTGAAGAAAAGTCGACGCGACGAGGCGCGCGAGGCGTGGCTGCGTGCCCTCGAACTGGATCCCACCAATGCCAAACTGATCGAGCGGTTCAAAACAACCGGGTTCGGAGACCCTGAATCCGAGGAACGGTTTCAGCGGGCCAAGTCCAAGAAAGACGCGCAGGAACCAGCGGCGGACAACCAGGGGTCTGCTGGACCCCAGTCCCGGAACGCCAAGTCTGGTACGTAG